In Desulfolutivibrio sulfodismutans DSM 3696, the following are encoded in one genomic region:
- a CDS encoding glycosyltransferase family 2 protein, with protein sequence MTITLSTVTPVYSGEKYLAELVGQLDLLRTRWERENAPIRLLECIFVDDGSIDDSAAVLKGLSQKYPFVRVIELSRNFGQHPATAAGILYASGDWVATLDEDLQHPPHMIETLLRKAVEKQADVVYVHPSERVHGNLIRDLGSRSIKKILSVLTGNKNIEHISSFRLIRGSVARATSSVCSHDTYFDIALTWFTNKIEYISEPLHDERHMQSGASGYTLGKLLSHARRMVLSTHTKVLRAGGLLGLAMFLVSILFSFYLVVNAFFPFHVIEVKGWTSTMTAILFTGGITLFLLGIVLEYVSIVLLHTQGKPVFFVIDREMDAPLRAYFAETGHARSA encoded by the coding sequence ATGACGATCACGCTTTCCACGGTCACGCCGGTCTATTCCGGAGAAAAATACCTCGCCGAGCTGGTCGGACAGCTCGATCTGTTGCGCACCCGGTGGGAGCGGGAAAACGCCCCCATCCGTCTTCTGGAATGCATCTTTGTGGATGACGGCTCCATCGACGATTCGGCCGCCGTGCTCAAGGGGTTGTCGCAAAAGTATCCGTTTGTCCGGGTCATCGAGTTGTCCCGGAATTTCGGCCAGCACCCGGCCACGGCGGCGGGCATCCTCTATGCCTCGGGGGACTGGGTGGCGACCCTGGACGAGGATCTGCAGCATCCGCCGCATATGATCGAAACCCTGCTGCGCAAGGCCGTGGAGAAACAGGCGGACGTGGTCTACGTGCATCCCTCGGAGCGGGTGCATGGAAACCTGATCCGCGATCTTGGTTCGCGCTCCATCAAAAAGATCCTGTCCGTGCTCACCGGAAACAAAAACATCGAGCACATCAGCAGCTTCCGCCTCATCCGGGGGTCCGTGGCCCGGGCCACCAGCAGCGTGTGCAGCCACGACACCTATTTCGACATCGCCCTGACCTGGTTCACCAACAAGATCGAATACATCAGCGAACCCCTGCACGACGAACGGCACATGCAAAGCGGCGCAAGCGGCTACACCCTGGGCAAGCTTCTGTCCCACGCCCGGCGCATGGTCCTGTCCACCCACACCAAGGTGCTCCGGGCCGGGGGGCTGCTCGGGCTGGCCATGTTTTTGGTGAGCATCCTTTTTTCTTTCTATCTGGTGGTCAACGCCTTTTTCCCCTTCCACGTCATCGAGGTGAAGGGCTGGACATCCACCATGACCGCCATCCTGTTCACGGGCGGCATTACGCTGTTTCTTTTGGGCATCGTGCTGGAATACGTGTCCATCGTGCTGTTGCACACCCAGGGCAAGCCGGTGTTTTTCGTCATCGACCGGGAGATGGACGCGCCGCTTCGGGCCTATTTCGCGGAAACCGGCCATGCTCGTTCTGCGTAA
- a CDS encoding EF-hand domain-containing protein produces the protein MKLHTKMLFLSAALVVATGLGCAGKGGLSKGASALDADKDGKISRSEFLARYQAKDKAQTLFNRLDASGDGFLDRDETGSYPDDFWTKTETNAEP, from the coding sequence ATGAAACTGCACACCAAAATGCTGTTTTTGAGCGCGGCCCTGGTCGTGGCCACGGGACTGGGATGCGCCGGGAAGGGCGGGCTTTCCAAGGGTGCGTCGGCGCTTGACGCCGACAAGGACGGCAAGATCAGCCGTTCGGAGTTTCTGGCCAGATATCAGGCCAAGGACAAGGCCCAGACCCTTTTTAACCGGCTTGACGCCAGCGGCGACGGCTTTTTGGACCGGGACGAGACCGGATCCTATCCCGACGACTTTTGGACCAAGACCGAGACCAACGCCGAGCCCTAG
- a CDS encoding NAD-dependent epimerase/dehydratase family protein, translating to MLVLRKAGGRSPGAVAALFGLGLIGAGLARRLQGLGYARAAELPFSWGKRQDRGREASDIAAALKAMEQGAAGPMRLDIVWSAGQGGFGMDEEQAGRELADFADMLDLAAGLAGRPEQRTVRVHLLSSAGGLFEGQRNVTLSTPPAPKRCYGLLKLRQEELLSQVADADRIVYRPSSVYGFSGPGRRMGLIPTLLANGARYQVSTIYGAPDTLRDYVSVQDAAQFLARQVDAAQGGSRILLLASARPTSLSEVLSAVETTLKRKIFITYRGDASDNTAHITFSPRALPPDWRPCGIDVGIRTLWNFFCH from the coding sequence ATGCTCGTTCTGCGTAAGGCCGGGGGCCGGTCCCCGGGGGCTGTGGCGGCCCTTTTCGGACTTGGGCTCATCGGGGCGGGTCTTGCCCGTCGCCTGCAGGGGCTTGGCTACGCCAGGGCGGCCGAGCTGCCGTTTTCCTGGGGAAAAAGGCAGGACCGGGGACGCGAAGCGTCCGACATCGCGGCCGCGCTGAAGGCCATGGAGCAGGGGGCCGCGGGACCCATGCGGCTGGATATCGTCTGGAGCGCGGGGCAAGGCGGTTTCGGCATGGACGAGGAGCAGGCCGGACGGGAGCTGGCCGATTTCGCGGACATGCTGGATCTGGCGGCCGGTCTGGCCGGGAGGCCGGAGCAGCGGACGGTGCGCGTCCACCTTCTGAGTTCGGCCGGGGGGCTTTTCGAGGGGCAGCGAAACGTCACCCTTTCCACGCCGCCAGCCCCGAAGCGGTGCTACGGCCTGCTCAAGCTGCGCCAGGAGGAGCTCCTGTCCCAGGTGGCGGATGCCGACCGGATCGTCTATCGTCCCAGTTCGGTCTACGGCTTTTCCGGGCCCGGCAGGCGCATGGGGCTCATTCCCACCCTTTTGGCCAATGGCGCGCGGTATCAGGTCTCCACCATCTACGGCGCCCCGGACACCCTGCGCGACTACGTTTCGGTTCAGGATGCGGCGCAATTTCTGGCCCGGCAGGTGGATGCGGCCCAGGGCGGCTCACGGATCCTGCTTCTGGCCTCGGCCCGGCCCACATCCTTAAGCGAGGTGCTGAGCGCCGTGGAAACGACGCTCAAGCGGAAAATTTTCATCACCTACCGGGGGGACGCCTCCGACAACACGGCCCACATCACCTTTTCACCCCGCGCCCTGCCGCCAGACTGGCGGCCATGCGGCATCGATGTGGGCATTCGGACGTTGTGGAATTTTTTTTGCCATTGA
- a CDS encoding glycosyltransferase family 2 protein → MTISIYIPVRNGSDFLEETIRSILAQTFQDWRLVIKDNRSTDETPRIVEKYLHDPRITWMQHPENIGSVGNYNSCLVDIPTKYYLILSHDDYLRDETALEKAHAVLEANPDIVKVHCDMLFVDGDSKPIFPRRFRRAGRIQNDAVARASILTTRNLFGIPLLIRSDAVGGVRYDPDLYHTADVDFSIALGRGRDMYHIPEQLIALRIHKNNNTHRRYNTISRELAVSAKKNDIALSGQDRLVMWCSDRWQRLQKFIFFKVLCR, encoded by the coding sequence GTGACTATTTCCATTTACATACCGGTCAGAAACGGCAGCGATTTTCTTGAGGAAACGATCCGGTCCATCCTGGCCCAGACGTTTCAGGACTGGCGGCTGGTCATCAAGGACAACCGCTCCACGGACGAGACGCCGCGCATCGTGGAAAAATATCTCCACGATCCGCGCATCACCTGGATGCAACACCCCGAGAACATCGGTTCCGTGGGCAATTACAACAGTTGTCTGGTGGACATCCCCACGAAATACTATCTTATCCTGTCCCATGACGACTATCTGCGCGACGAAACCGCCCTGGAAAAGGCCCATGCCGTCCTGGAGGCCAATCCGGACATCGTGAAGGTCCACTGCGACATGCTTTTCGTGGACGGCGACAGCAAGCCCATCTTTCCCCGCCGCTTCCGCCGCGCCGGGCGCATCCAAAACGACGCCGTGGCCCGGGCCTCCATCCTGACCACGCGCAATCTGTTCGGCATCCCGCTTCTGATCCGATCCGACGCCGTGGGCGGCGTCCGCTACGATCCGGACCTGTACCACACGGCGGATGTGGACTTCTCCATCGCCCTGGGGCGCGGCCGGGACATGTACCATATTCCGGAGCAGCTCATTGCGTTGCGCATCCACAAAAACAACAATACCCACCGCCGTTACAACACCATCTCCCGGGAACTTGCGGTCTCGGCCAAAAAAAACGATATTGCCCTGTCCGGGCAGGACCGGCTGGTCATGTGGTGCAGCGACAGATGGCAGCGGCTGCAAAAATTTATTTTTTTCAAGGTGCTGTGCCGCTGA
- a CDS encoding NAD+ synthase codes for MSGLRLALCQLNPTVGDIAGNVGRMAAFLDAARVAGAALAIFPEMCVTGYPPEDLLLSPRFMDAARGGVERFVRASRGMTVIFGAPLCAGEARNAAIVAHDGRLTATYFKQLLPNYGVFDEMRYFTPGTRDLIVSLPLFQTGVSICEDIWYPDGPASREAAAGATLLVNISASPYHRDKGAARERMLSVRASDCRSFVAYGNLCGGQDELVFDGQSLVFAPDGELLARGAAFAEDLIVADLDPVQATRVRLTDPRGRVRPQAARAGGERGPEGTEVVDLGATLSEPCLNLDMDSSANHATTVAVAVAVPPPRRIPALPLSPCAEVYAALVTGLRDYVRKSGFSGVLIGLSGGIDSSLTAALAADALSPAQVMGVAMPTRYSSDHSLEDARALAENLGLDFRIIPVDGIFQSFLDALAGPFAGRAPDVTEENLQSRARGTLLMALSNKFGRLVVTTGNKSETAVGYSTLYGDTAGGFAVIKDVPKTLVYALARWRNALPGEGGEGGESRAALGFLGPCGRAAIPPRVLVKPPSAELAPGQVDADSLPPYEVLDAIVADYVERGISLPEMIARGGQPDACARVVGLVEKSEYKRRQSPPGVKITPRAFGKDWRLPLAGRFTGGFQG; via the coding sequence GTGAGCGGGTTGCGCCTGGCCCTGTGCCAGCTCAATCCCACCGTGGGCGACATCGCGGGCAACGTGGGGCGGATGGCCGCCTTTCTCGACGCGGCCCGCGTGGCCGGGGCCGCCCTGGCGATTTTTCCGGAGATGTGCGTCACGGGCTATCCCCCGGAGGATCTGCTCCTGTCGCCGCGGTTTATGGACGCGGCCAGGGGCGGGGTGGAACGCTTTGTCCGGGCCAGCCGGGGGATGACGGTGATTTTCGGCGCGCCCCTGTGTGCGGGCGAGGCCAGAAACGCGGCTATCGTGGCCCATGACGGACGCCTTACGGCCACGTATTTCAAGCAGCTTTTGCCCAATTACGGGGTGTTCGACGAGATGCGCTATTTCACCCCGGGGACTCGCGACCTGATCGTGTCGCTGCCGCTTTTTCAAACCGGGGTGAGCATCTGCGAGGACATCTGGTATCCGGACGGCCCGGCCTCCCGGGAGGCGGCGGCCGGGGCCACCCTTTTGGTCAATATCTCGGCCTCGCCGTACCACCGGGACAAGGGCGCGGCCCGGGAGCGCATGTTGTCCGTGCGGGCCTCGGACTGCCGGTCCTTTGTGGCCTATGGCAACCTGTGCGGCGGGCAGGACGAACTGGTGTTCGACGGGCAAAGCCTGGTGTTCGCCCCGGACGGCGAGCTTTTGGCCCGTGGCGCGGCCTTTGCCGAAGACCTGATTGTGGCCGATCTGGACCCGGTCCAGGCCACCCGGGTGAGGCTTACGGACCCGCGCGGCCGGGTGCGCCCGCAGGCGGCCAGGGCAGGGGGAGAAAGGGGCCCAGAGGGAACGGAAGTGGTCGATCTTGGCGCGACCTTGTCCGAACCTTGCCTAAACCTTGACATGGATTCGTCCGCCAATCATGCCACGACCGTGGCCGTGGCCGTGGCCGTGCCGCCGCCGCGCCGGATTCCGGCCCTTCCCTTGTCGCCGTGCGCCGAGGTCTATGCCGCCCTGGTCACGGGGCTTCGCGACTACGTCCGCAAAAGCGGCTTTTCCGGGGTGCTCATCGGCCTGTCCGGGGGCATCGACTCCAGCCTGACGGCCGCCCTGGCCGCGGACGCCCTGTCTCCGGCCCAGGTCATGGGCGTGGCCATGCCCACGCGCTACTCCTCGGACCACAGCCTTGAGGACGCCAGGGCCCTGGCCGAAAATCTGGGCCTGGACTTCCGGATCATCCCCGTGGACGGCATTTTTCAATCCTTTCTGGACGCCCTGGCCGGGCCCTTTGCCGGGCGCGCCCCGGACGTCACGGAAGAGAACCTGCAATCGCGGGCCCGGGGCACGCTGCTGATGGCCCTGTCCAACAAGTTCGGCCGCCTGGTGGTGACCACGGGCAACAAGAGCGAGACGGCCGTGGGCTACAGCACGCTTTACGGCGACACGGCGGGCGGGTTTGCGGTCATCAAGGACGTGCCCAAGACCCTGGTCTACGCCCTGGCCCGCTGGCGCAACGCCCTGCCCGGGGAAGGCGGGGAGGGCGGGGAAAGCCGGGCCGCCCTGGGATTTCTCGGACCCTGCGGCCGGGCGGCCATTCCGCCCCGGGTGCTGGTCAAGCCGCCCTCGGCGGAGCTGGCCCCGGGACAGGTGGACGCCGACTCCCTGCCGCCCTACGAGGTGCTTGACGCCATTGTGGCCGATTATGTGGAGCGGGGCATAAGCCTGCCGGAGATGATCGCCCGGGGCGGCCAGCCCGACGCCTGCGCCCGGGTGGTGGGGCTGGTGGAGAAAAGCGAATACAAACGGCGGCAAAGCCCGCCCGGGGTGAAGATCACCCCCCGGGCCTTCGGCAAGGACTGGCGTCTGCCCCTGGCCGGACGTTTTACGGGCGGCTTCCAGGGCTGA